The following proteins are co-located in the Helicobacter acinonychis genome:
- a CDS encoding saccharopine dehydrogenase family protein, translating into MHTVLQIGAGGVGSVVAHKMGMNRDVFKNIVLASRSLDKCYAIKESMLKKGLGEISVEQVDADDTQALITLINKYKPKVVVNVALPYQDLTIMQACLETKTHYIDTANYEHPDLAKFEYKEQWAFDKAYKEAGILGILGSGFDPGVTNAYVAHAQKHHFDTIHTLDILDCNAGDHKRPFATNFNPEINLREVSSKGRYYENGKWIETKPLEIKQVWAYPQIGEMDSYLLYHEELESLVKNIKGLRRARFFMTFSQNYLTHMKCLKNVGMLGIKEIEHQGVKIVPIQFLKTLLPDPATLAKDTTGKTNIGCYMTGIKNNQDKTLYIYNVCDHKKCYEEVGSQAISYTTGVPAMCTAKMICNDTWSVEHFKAGVFNIEELNTDPFMEELTKQGLPYEVIER; encoded by the coding sequence TTGCATACAGTATTACAAATTGGAGCTGGTGGCGTAGGCAGTGTGGTAGCACACAAAATGGGCATGAACAGAGATGTTTTTAAAAATATCGTTTTAGCAAGTAGGAGTTTAGACAAATGCTATGCGATTAAAGAAAGCATGCTCAAAAAAGGTTTGGGGGAAATCAGTGTTGAACAAGTGGATGCTGACGATACGCAAGCCTTAATAACTTTAATCAACAAATACAAGCCTAAAGTCGTTGTTAATGTGGCTTTACCCTATCAAGATTTAACAATCATGCAAGCATGTTTAGAGACTAAAACCCATTACATTGATACCGCTAATTACGAGCATCCGGATTTAGCGAAGTTTGAATACAAAGAGCAATGGGCGTTTGATAAAGCTTACAAAGAAGCAGGGATTTTAGGGATTTTAGGATCGGGGTTTGATCCAGGCGTAACTAACGCTTATGTCGCTCACGCTCAAAAACACCATTTTGACACCATCCACACTTTAGATATTTTAGACTGCAACGCTGGGGATCACAAACGCCCTTTTGCTACCAATTTTAACCCTGAAATCAATTTAAGAGAAGTGAGCTCTAAAGGGCGTTATTATGAAAATGGCAAATGGATTGAAACTAAGCCCTTAGAAATCAAACAAGTGTGGGCTTACCCTCAAATTGGCGAAATGGATTCGTATCTTTTATACCATGAAGAATTGGAATCGTTAGTCAAAAACATTAAAGGTTTAAGGAGGGCGAGATTTTTTATGACTTTCTCTCAAAACTATTTGACTCACATGAAATGCTTAAAAAATGTCGGCATGCTAGGCATTAAAGAGATAGAGCATCAAGGCGTAAAAATCGTGCCGATACAATTTTTAAAAACCTTGCTCCCTGATCCGGCAACTCTAGCCAAAGACACTACCGGTAAAACCAATATTGGGTGCTATATGACCGGCATTAAAAACAACCAAGACAAAACGCTCTACATTTACAATGTGTGCGATCATAAGAAATGCTATGAAGAAGTAGGCTCGCAAGCTATAAGCTACACCACCGGCGTGCCAGCGATGTGCACGGCTAAAATGATTTGCAATGACACTTGGAGCGTGGAGCATTTTAAGGCTGGGGTGTTTAACATAGAAGAATTAAACACCGATCCTTTCATGGAAGAATTGACTAAACAAGGTCTGCCTTATGAAGTGATTGAGCGCTAG
- the ccoG gene encoding cytochrome c oxidase accessory protein CcoG, protein MLESSSHFLKSFRLKRYIGFLLISLALLITPFIRIDGAHLFLISFEHKQLHFLGKIFSAEELQIMPFMVILLFIGIFFITTSLGRVWCGWACPQTFLRVLYRDVIETKIFKLHKKISNKQESAKNTPSYKIRKILSVLLFAPVVVGLMMLFFFYFIAPEDFFMYLKNPSEHPVAMGFWLFSAAVVLFDIVVVAERFCIYLCPYARVQSVLYDNDTLNPIYDEKRGGVLYDNQGNLYPLSPKKRSAENECVNCLHCVQVCPTHIDIRKGLQLECINCLECVDACTITMSKYNRPSLIQWSSTNATNTRQKVHLVRLKTIAYMGVIAIVSALLVITSFKKERMLLDINRNSDLYETRLQGYVDNDYVFLFHNTDNKDHEFYFKILGQKDIQIKKPLTPIMVKAGQKIKAVVILRKPLKSAEQKRAKDILTPIRIQAYSTDDKNIMVERGSVFIAPSED, encoded by the coding sequence ATGCTTGAATCTTCTAGCCATTTTTTAAAATCGTTTCGCTTGAAGCGTTACATAGGGTTTTTATTGATCTCTTTAGCGCTATTAATCACGCCCTTTATTCGTATTGATGGGGCACATTTGTTTTTGATCTCCTTTGAGCATAAACAATTGCATTTTTTAGGCAAGATCTTTAGCGCTGAAGAATTGCAAATCATGCCTTTTATGGTTATTTTGCTTTTTATAGGGATTTTTTTTATTACCACTAGCCTTGGGCGTGTGTGGTGCGGATGGGCTTGTCCGCAAACCTTTTTAAGGGTGCTTTATAGAGATGTGATTGAAACTAAGATTTTCAAACTCCATAAAAAGATCAGCAACAAACAAGAAAGCGCTAAAAACACCCCAAGCTATAAGATCCGTAAAATATTGAGCGTTTTGTTATTCGCTCCTGTTGTGGTGGGGCTTATGATGTTGTTTTTCTTTTATTTCATCGCCCCTGAAGATTTTTTTATGTATCTTAAAAACCCTAGCGAGCACCCTGTTGCTATGGGTTTTTGGCTTTTTAGTGCGGCTGTGGTGTTGTTTGATATAGTGGTGGTTGCGGAGCGTTTTTGTATCTATTTATGCCCTTATGCTAGGGTGCAATCGGTGTTGTATGACAATGACACCTTAAACCCTATTTATGATGAAAAGCGCGGTGGGGTGCTTTATGATAATCAAGGCAATCTCTACCCTCTATCCCCTAAAAAGCGCAGTGCGGAAAATGAATGCGTGAATTGTTTGCATTGCGTACAGGTTTGCCCCACGCATATTGATATTAGAAAGGGCTTGCAATTAGAATGCATCAATTGTTTGGAATGCGTGGATGCATGCACCATAACAATGTCTAAATACAACCGCCCTTCACTCATCCAATGGTCTTCAACCAACGCCACAAACACGCGCCAAAAAGTGCATCTCGTGCGTTTAAAAACAATCGCTTACATGGGGGTTATCGCTATTGTTAGCGCTCTTTTAGTCATCACTTCGTTTAAAAAAGAACGCATGCTTTTAGACATTAACCGCAACAGCGATCTGTATGAAACGCGCTTGCAAGGGTATGTGGATAACGATTATGTGTTTTTATTCCACAACACGGACAATAAAGATCATGAGTTTTATTTCAAAATTTTAGGGCAAAAGGACATTCAAATCAAAAAACCTTTAACCCCCATTATGGTTAAAGCTGGGCAAAAGATTAAAGCGGTAGTGATTTTAAGAAAACCTTTAAAAAGTGCAGAACAAAAGCGTGCCAAAGACATTTTAACGCCTATTAGAATACAAGCTTACAGCACGGACGATAAGAATATTATGGTAGAAAGAGGATCGGTGTTTATCGCACCAAGTGAAGATTGA
- the plsY gene encoding glycerol-3-phosphate 1-O-acyltransferase PlsY codes for MDGVLNFLTNINVIFTLLGYLIGGIPFGYALMKIFYGMDITKIGSGGIGATNVLRTLQSRGVSNAKQMALLVLILDLFKGMFAVFLSKLFGLDYSLQWMVAIASILGHCYSPFLNFNGGKGVSTIMGSVVLLIPIESLIGLMVWFFVGKVLKISSLASIVGVGTATILIFFVPYMHIPDSVNILKEVGTQTPMVLIFIFTLIKHVGNIFNLLAGKEKKVL; via the coding sequence ATGGATGGCGTTTTAAACTTCCTAACCAATATCAATGTGATTTTCACCCTTTTGGGCTATCTTATTGGAGGGATTCCTTTTGGCTATGCGTTAATGAAAATCTTTTATGGTATGGATATTACTAAGATCGGATCAGGGGGCATTGGCGCGACGAATGTCTTGCGCACTTTACAAAGTAGGGGCGTGAGTAACGCCAAACAAATGGCACTATTAGTCTTAATCTTGGATCTATTCAAAGGCATGTTTGCTGTTTTTTTAAGCAAATTGTTTGGGTTGGATTATAGCTTGCAATGGATGGTCGCTATCGCAAGCATTTTAGGGCATTGTTATTCGCCTTTTTTAAATTTCAATGGAGGCAAGGGCGTTTCTACGATCATGGGCTCTGTGGTGTTGCTTATCCCTATTGAAAGCTTAATCGGTTTAATGGTGTGGTTTTTTGTGGGTAAGGTGCTTAAAATCTCTTCTCTCGCTAGCATTGTAGGGGTAGGCACAGCGACAATTCTTATCTTTTTTGTCCCCTACATGCATATCCCAGATAGCGTCAATATCCTTAAAGAAGTAGGCACACAAACGCCTATGGTGTTAATCTTTATTTTTACTCTTATCAAGCATGTGGGCAATATTTTTAACTTGCTCGCCGGTAAAGAAAAGAAAGTCTTATGA
- a CDS encoding FolB domain-containing protein — MKIKQAVHIHHFVFETILGILEFERLKPQKISVNLDLFYTESPNKVYLDYMEIQEIIQNTMQEKQYLLIEDALKDLSRILKTRYKEITELFLKISKLEISKNSQVGASVKINYENHL, encoded by the coding sequence ATGAAAATCAAACAAGCCGTTCATATCCATCATTTCGTGTTTGAAACGATTTTAGGGATTTTAGAGTTTGAACGCTTGAAACCCCAAAAAATAAGCGTAAATTTGGATCTTTTCTACACGGAATCACCCAACAAGGTCTATTTAGACTACATGGAAATCCAAGAAATCATTCAAAACACGATGCAAGAAAAACAATACTTACTCATTGAAGACGCCCTTAAAGATTTAAGCCGCATCTTAAAAACACGCTACAAGGAGATCACTGAGCTTTTTTTAAAGATCAGCAAATTAGAGATTTCTAAAAATTCTCAAGTGGGGGCGAGCGTGAAAATTAACTATGAAAACCATCTTTAA
- a CDS encoding Plug domain-containing protein, which translates to MKTIFNLFFLIIILKAQPINPLLEPLYFPSYAQFLDLEPRFVIKKKRSYKPFQWGNTIIIKRHDLEERQSNQPSDIFRQNAEINVSSQTFLRGMSSNFSRIVVDSVAQ; encoded by the coding sequence ATGAAAACCATCTTTAACCTCTTTTTTCTCATTATTATTTTAAAAGCACAACCCATAAACCCCCTACTAGAGCCTTTATATTTCCCAAGTTACGCGCAATTTTTGGATTTAGAACCTCGTTTTGTCATCAAAAAAAAGCGATCTTACAAACCCTTTCAATGGGGGAATACAATCATTATCAAACGCCATGACTTAGAAGAACGCCAAAGCAACCAACCAAGCGATATTTTTCGCCAAAACGCTGAAATCAATGTGTCTTCTCAAACTTTTTTAAGGGGCATGAGCAGTAATTTTTCGCGGATCGTGGTTGATTCGGTCGCTCAATAA
- a CDS encoding TonB-dependent receptor has protein sequence MLRNRFRIVFVSCIVASSLQAQEETHTLGKVTTLGERTFEYNNKMYIERKELQQRQSNQVRDIFRTRADVNVASGGLMAQKIYVRGIESRLLRVTIDGVAQNGNIFHHDANTVIDPNMIKEVEVIKGAANASAGPGAVAGKLSFTTIDANDFLRKNQTYGAKMEAGFYTNFGYRMNATAAYRGKNWDILAYYNHQDIFYYRDGNNAFRSLFHPNFDLQDPSNSDIGVGTPSEVNSVLGKVNGYINDTDTISLSYNMTRENSTRLLRPNTTSALSKANDPGSQPAPFVIDFGKELAHTINFNHNLSLKYKHDGGTRFGQPRIESTAFLGVRGGDYNPVVNPFAYNSNEPANPDYIPEVKDWCNNPDNISQCTQGAIRPSDGGYQIGYGKPGAIDWQNTSMISTGSNIYHGLVPKNPDYDMTPPNAENTASNDWTLGNADAEGTLARRIFLINSGVNFKVTHPISEDYGNVFEYGMIYQNLSVFSGLDKGKNGYYKNNINPNDPNGLGLPYRHYYTDQSSQYPQNLNTPNPLYRNMPQNSHAIGNIIGGFMQANYNLLENLIVGAGTRYDIYTLLDKNGRTHVTSGFSPSATVLYNPIESIGLKVSYAYVTKGALPGDGVLMRDPTVIYQRNLRPAIGQNVEFNVDYNSKYFNVRGAAFYQVINNFINSYGQDTSKNGGGNATAKNMSGNLPETINIYGYEVSGNVQYKNFVGTFSVARSWPTARGHLLADTYALAATTGNVFILKADYNIHKWGLTLTWLSRFVTNMFYEGYSIYYPQYGLMKIHKPGYGVHNVFVNWTPTSKKWQGLRISAVFNNILNKQYISQASVWQASADAPASDMIPKDKRMALPAPGFNARFEVSYQF, from the coding sequence ATGCTCAGAAATAGATTTCGTATTGTATTTGTCTCCTGTATTGTCGCTAGCAGTTTGCAAGCTCAAGAAGAAACCCACACTTTGGGTAAGGTAACCACGCTAGGCGAAAGGACCTTTGAGTATAACAATAAAATGTATATTGAAAGAAAAGAGCTCCAACAACGCCAAAGTAACCAAGTCCGTGATATTTTTAGGACTAGAGCCGATGTGAATGTGGCTAGTGGGGGCTTAATGGCACAAAAGATTTATGTTAGGGGGATTGAAAGCCGTCTCTTAAGGGTAACGATCGATGGCGTCGCTCAAAATGGTAATATTTTCCACCATGACGCTAACACCGTAATCGATCCTAACATGATCAAAGAAGTGGAAGTCATCAAAGGTGCAGCGAACGCTTCAGCGGGTCCGGGTGCGGTGGCAGGTAAATTGTCTTTCACCACGATTGACGCTAACGACTTTTTAAGGAAAAATCAAACTTATGGTGCCAAAATGGAAGCGGGCTTTTACACTAACTTTGGATACCGCATGAACGCCACTGCAGCTTACCGTGGGAAAAATTGGGATATTCTTGCGTATTACAACCATCAAGATATTTTTTATTACAGAGATGGGAACAACGCTTTTAGGAGTCTCTTCCACCCCAATTTTGACTTGCAAGATCCAAGCAATAGTGATATTGGCGTAGGGACTCCTAGTGAAGTCAATAGTGTTTTAGGCAAAGTCAATGGCTATATCAACGACACGGACACCATCAGCTTAAGCTATAACATGACAAGGGAAAATTCCACTAGGCTCTTACGCCCCAACACCACATCAGCTCTTTCTAAAGCCAACGATCCAGGAAGCCAACCAGCACCTTTTGTGATTGACTTTGGGAAAGAGTTAGCCCATACGATCAACTTCAACCACAATTTGAGCTTGAAATACAAGCATGACGGTGGTACTAGATTTGGTCAGCCTCGCATTGAATCCACCGCCTTTTTAGGGGTAAGGGGAGGCGATTATAACCCTGTGGTGAATCCTTTCGCTTATAATTCCAACGAGCCAGCCAACCCAGATTACATTCCTGAAGTTAAGGATTGGTGTAACAACCCCGATAATATCAGCCAGTGCACGCAAGGGGCTATCAGACCCTCTGATGGAGGCTATCAAATAGGCTATGGGAAGCCGGGTGCAATCGATTGGCAAAACACTTCTATGATTTCTACAGGCTCTAATATTTACCATGGGCTTGTTCCTAAAAACCCTGATTACGACATGACCCCTCCAAACGCTGAAAACACCGCTTCTAACGATTGGACTTTAGGGAATGCGGACGCTGAGGGGACTTTAGCGAGAAGGATTTTCTTAATCAACTCGGGTGTTAATTTCAAAGTCACCCACCCCATTAGCGAAGACTATGGGAATGTGTTTGAATACGGCATGATTTATCAAAATTTGAGCGTTTTCTCTGGATTGGATAAAGGTAAAAACGGCTACTATAAAAACAACATTAACCCTAACGACCCTAACGGCTTGGGCTTGCCTTACCGCCACTATTACACCGATCAAAGCTCCCAATACCCTCAAAATTTGAACACGCCTAATCCGCTCTATCGTAACATGCCCCAAAATTCGCATGCGATTGGCAATATCATCGGTGGGTTTATGCAGGCCAACTACAATCTTTTGGAAAATCTCATCGTGGGTGCGGGAACTCGTTATGATATTTACACCTTGCTAGATAAAAACGGTCGTACGCATGTGACTTCTGGCTTTTCACCTTCTGCAACCGTGCTTTATAACCCTATTGAAAGCATTGGCTTGAAAGTGAGCTACGCGTATGTGACTAAGGGAGCTTTACCGGGAGATGGCGTTTTGATGCGCGATCCCACAGTGATTTATCAAAGGAATTTGCGCCCTGCAATCGGTCAAAATGTGGAATTCAATGTGGATTACAACAGCAAGTATTTCAATGTGCGTGGGGCAGCGTTCTATCAAGTGATCAACAACTTCATCAACAGCTATGGGCAAGACACCTCTAAAAATGGTGGGGGTAATGCAACGGCAAAAAACATGTCAGGGAATTTACCTGAAACCATCAATATCTATGGTTATGAAGTTTCAGGGAATGTGCAATATAAAAATTTCGTAGGGACTTTCTCGGTGGCACGCTCTTGGCCGACAGCTAGGGGGCATTTATTAGCCGATACTTACGCACTAGCTGCAACCACAGGGAATGTGTTTATCCTAAAAGCCGATTACAATATCCATAAATGGGGGCTTACCTTGACTTGGCTCTCACGCTTTGTAACCAACATGTTTTATGAAGGCTATTCTATTTACTATCCGCAATACGGCTTGATGAAAATCCATAAACCTGGGTATGGCGTACATAATGTCTTTGTCAACTGGACTCCCACTTCTAAAAAATGGCAGGGCTTAAGGATTTCAGCCGTGTTTAACAATATCTTAAACAAGCAATATATCAGTCAGGCTTCAGTATGGCAAGCGAGTGCAGACGCTCCAGCGAGCGATATGATCCCTAAAGACAAACGCATGGCACTTCCGGCTCCTGGATTTAATGCGCGTTTTGAGGTGTCCTATCAGTTCTAA
- a CDS encoding aminotransferase class V-fold PLP-dependent enzyme, with translation MANITTKETPQIISDLLKNPYQKIINASASVFDESHGRSFFSQKFYERIEPCLKEILTHPIDLECDLNTAKKTNRLTPLKKLFKACFDTEEILIVNNNTSALILIANALALQQEIIVSYGELVGMGGNFKIKDILLASGARLHLVGNTNRTYLRDYRLALNENSKMLFKIHNPTFKKDTPFKDLQALAKEHGLIDYYNLGDVDLFNKRALEEILALKPSLLSFSADKFFNGVQAGIIMGQKELIETLKNHPLYRALRTDKITLTLLFHSLKAWISHKEEIKFYELLNQTKDELLQKALKLYALLKPLELDVSIASSFSKIGNLSHTELESFCVKIRSKNTQILDCEKLYLRLFQKGVISRISCEFVCFEVFSLDGEDLEKIALVLEEILNKA, from the coding sequence ATGGCTAATATCACGACTAAAGAAACGCCCCAAATAATCTCCGATCTCTTGAAAAACCCTTACCAAAAGATCATCAATGCGAGTGCGAGCGTTTTTGATGAAAGCCATGGGCGATCGTTTTTTAGCCAAAAATTTTATGAAAGGATTGAACCTTGCTTAAAAGAAATCTTAACCCACCCCATTGATTTGGAATGCGATCTAAACACCGCCAAAAAAACCAACCGCTTAACCCCCTTAAAAAAGCTTTTTAAAGCGTGTTTTGACACTGAAGAAATTTTGATTGTCAATAATAACACAAGCGCTTTAATTCTTATTGCTAACGCTTTAGCCTTGCAACAAGAAATCATTGTTTCTTATGGCGAATTAGTGGGCATGGGAGGGAATTTTAAGATTAAAGACATTTTGTTAGCCAGTGGGGCTAGGTTGCATTTAGTGGGAAATACCAATCGCACTTATTTAAGGGATTACCGCTTAGCCTTGAATGAAAATAGTAAAATGCTATTTAAAATCCATAACCCCACTTTTAAAAAAGACACGCCTTTTAAAGATTTGCAAGCCCTAGCTAAAGAGCATGGTTTGATAGATTATTACAATTTAGGGGATGTGGATCTATTCAATAAAAGGGCTTTGGAAGAAATTCTAGCCCTAAAACCATCGCTTTTAAGCTTTAGTGCAGATAAGTTCTTTAATGGCGTGCAAGCTGGCATTATTATGGGGCAAAAAGAATTGATTGAGACCTTAAAAAACCACCCCCTTTATAGAGCTTTGAGAACGGATAAAATCACGCTCACTTTGCTTTTCCATAGCCTAAAAGCATGGATAAGCCATAAAGAAGAGATTAAATTCTATGAATTACTCAATCAAACTAAAGACGAATTGTTACAAAAAGCTTTAAAACTCTACGCTCTTTTAAAACCTTTAGAATTAGATGTGAGCATAGCGTCTAGCTTTTCTAAAATAGGGAATTTGTCCCATACAGAATTAGAATCCTTTTGCGTGAAGATCCGGTCTAAAAACACCCAGATTTTAGATTGTGAGAAGCTTTATTTAAGACTTTTTCAAAAAGGCGTTATTTCAAGAATCTCATGCGAATTTGTGTGTTTTGAAGTCTTTAGCTTGGATGGAGAAGATTTGGAAAAAATCGCTCTAGTTTTAGAAGAAATCCTTAATAAGGCTTAA
- the nusA gene encoding transcription termination factor NusA, producing MEKISDLIECIAYEKNLPKEMISKVVQGCLLKMAQNELDPLARYLVIEENKQLQLIQLVEVLEDDDEGLINDPSKYISLSKAKEMDPSVKIKDELSYSLSLESMKQGAINRLFKDLQYQLEKALEDSHFEAFQKRLNSVLMGQVILVDNNQNTFIEIEQQFQGVLSMRHRIKGESFKIGDSIKAVLTQVKRTKKGLLLELSRTTPKMLEALLELEVPEIKDKEIEIIHCVRIPGNRAKVSFFSNNSRIDPIGAAVGVKGVRINAISNELNKENIDCIEYSNVPEIYITLALAPAKILSVEIKKIPIEELSAQEKELIQERFIVNNHLQKAKVRLLDTEKSKAIGKGGVNVCLASMLTSYHIEFETIPSVKENTENEDEKETPKVGVEALESLFKN from the coding sequence ATGGAAAAAATCAGCGACCTTATAGAATGCATTGCGTATGAAAAAAATTTGCCTAAAGAGATGATTTCAAAAGTGGTTCAAGGTTGTTTGTTAAAAATGGCGCAAAATGAATTAGACCCCCTAGCACGCTACTTAGTGATTGAAGAAAACAAGCAGCTCCAGCTTATCCAGTTGGTAGAAGTTTTAGAAGATGATGATGAAGGATTGATTAACGATCCTTCTAAATATATTAGCCTCTCTAAAGCCAAAGAAATGGATCCGAGCGTTAAGATTAAAGATGAATTGTCTTATAGTTTGAGTTTAGAGAGCATGAAACAAGGAGCGATCAACCGCCTTTTTAAAGATTTGCAATACCAGTTAGAAAAGGCGTTAGAAGACAGCCATTTTGAAGCGTTCCAAAAGCGTCTCAACAGCGTTTTAATGGGGCAAGTGATTTTAGTGGATAACAATCAAAACACTTTTATTGAAATTGAGCAACAATTTCAAGGCGTTCTTTCCATGCGCCATCGCATCAAGGGCGAGAGTTTTAAAATAGGCGATAGTATTAAGGCGGTTTTAACGCAAGTCAAACGCACTAAAAAAGGCTTGTTATTAGAGCTTAGCCGCACCACCCCTAAAATGCTTGAAGCTTTGCTAGAATTAGAAGTCCCTGAGATTAAGGATAAAGAAATTGAAATTATCCATTGCGTGCGAATCCCAGGTAATAGAGCGAAAGTGAGCTTTTTTTCTAACAATTCTAGGATTGATCCTATAGGTGCGGCTGTAGGGGTTAAAGGCGTGCGCATTAATGCGATAAGCAATGAATTGAATAAAGAAAATATTGATTGCATAGAGTATTCTAATGTGCCTGAAATTTATATCACTTTGGCGCTCGCTCCTGCTAAAATTTTAAGCGTTGAGATTAAAAAAATTCCCATAGAAGAATTGAGCGCTCAAGAAAAAGAGTTAATCCAAGAGCGTTTTATTGTCAATAACCATTTGCAAAAGGCTAAAGTGCGTTTGTTAGACACGGAAAAATCTAAGGCTATCGGCAAGGGTGGGGTGAATGTGTGCCTAGCGTCCATGCTTACTAGCTATCATATAGAGTTTGAAACCATTCCTAGCGTCAAAGAAAATACAGAAAATGAAGACGAAAAAGAAACACCAAAAGTAGGGGTAGAAGCTTTAGAGTCTTTGTTTAAGAATTAA
- a CDS encoding sulfatase-like hydrolase/transferase, which produces MIGNHFEYKNRFPKEFSRFNLNNTSYFSKTKSLKVKNNTDKQVVADYINSVYYNDYVLHSLIELFKDKDSLVIYLSDHGDDMFESSAFNTHECSNASMEIPFLIYMSDAFKQKHPQMVKRFEEALHKPFMSDDLLHTVLPLAGIITKDYEKTRDLFNENYNDKRPRKPCDNKVYPMDK; this is translated from the coding sequence TTGATTGGCAATCATTTTGAATACAAAAACCGCTTTCCTAAAGAATTTTCCCGCTTTAATCTCAATAACACTTCTTATTTTTCAAAAACCAAGTCTTTGAAGGTTAAAAACAATACTGACAAGCAAGTTGTAGCCGATTATATTAACAGTGTTTATTATAATGATTATGTTTTGCATTCTTTGATTGAATTGTTTAAAGACAAGGATAGTCTCGTTATCTACCTAAGCGATCATGGCGATGACATGTTTGAATCAAGTGCTTTTAATACCCATGAATGCTCAAATGCCAGCATGGAAATCCCATTTTTAATCTATATGAGCGATGCATTCAAACAAAAACACCCCCAAATGGTAAAAAGATTTGAAGAAGCTTTGCACAAGCCTTTTATGAGCGATGATTTATTGCATACCGTATTGCCATTAGCAGGAATAATAACCAAAGATTATGAAAAAACGAGGGATTTATTTAATGAGAATTATAACGATAAACGCCCAAGGAAGCCATGCGATAACAAGGTTTATCCTATGGATAAATGA
- the mreC gene encoding rod shape-determining protein MreC, translated as MHFYSKFLWLLGIFLIFYFSDIKGGSSYISDKLKDALMSAKNSLLDNIQAYFFQAKNIKEFQKERLVLEALKLENADLKERLKGVYPLEKPKMIYTPTFMTSFISLEDTHSVSLNPIMNLEENKIYGLVSHNQAIGIAVLEKGRLNGFLNAHKRCAYSVMIGKNQALGFIGTNFKQELVVDFIVPSAEINIGDQVLTSGLDGIFGAGVFVGEVSSIEYHYTYKSAVLKNAFLSNAKLLRHVFLSDVKN; from the coding sequence ATGCACTTTTATTCCAAATTCCTTTGGCTTTTAGGGATTTTTCTTATTTTTTATTTTTCAGATATTAAAGGTGGCTCTTCTTATATCAGCGACAAGCTTAAAGACGCCTTGATGAGTGCGAAAAATAGCTTATTAGACAACATTCAAGCTTATTTTTTTCAAGCCAAAAACATTAAAGAATTTCAAAAAGAACGCTTGGTTTTAGAAGCTTTAAAACTAGAAAACGCTGATTTGAAAGAGCGCTTAAAGGGCGTGTATCCTTTAGAAAAGCCAAAAATGATTTATACCCCCACCTTTATGACTTCCTTTATTAGTTTAGAAGACACGCACAGCGTTTCTCTCAACCCTATCATGAATTTAGAAGAAAATAAGATTTATGGTCTTGTTTCTCATAATCAAGCCATAGGTATTGCGGTGCTAGAAAAAGGGCGTTTGAATGGGTTTTTGAACGCCCACAAGCGGTGCGCTTATAGCGTGATGATAGGCAAAAATCAAGCGTTAGGTTTTATAGGGACTAATTTCAAGCAAGAGTTAGTCGTGGATTTTATTGTCCCAAGCGCTGAAATTAACATAGGTGATCAAGTGCTAACAAGCGGATTAGATGGGATTTTTGGAGCGGGGGTGTTTGTGGGCGAAGTCTCAAGCATTGAATATCATTACACTTATAAAAGCGCGGTGTTAAAAAACGCTTTTTTAAGCAACGCTAAACTTTTAAGGCATGTGTTTTTGAGCGATGTCAAAAACTAG